One Thermus sp. CCB_US3_UF1 DNA window includes the following coding sequences:
- the glgC gene encoding glucose-1-phosphate adenylyltransferase: MVKVEVLGMILAGGQGSRLYPLTAKRAKPAVPFGAKYRIIDFVLNNFVNSGIYAIYVLTQYKAQSLTEHIQRYWRFGAFLQDHFILLVPAQMYRYEELGPVWYRGTADAIYQNLHLVHNHAPQAVAIFGGDHIFKMNVRHMVDYHYEKRADITLAAYPVPVEEASRFGVLQVDEEWRITEFQEKPKTPRPIPGKPHLALASMGNYIFRTEALFELLEADARDEASSHDFGKDVIPRALKEGYRVYAYDFHRNPIPGQEGPNLYWRDVGTLDAYFEASMDLVKVIPEFDLFNPDWPLRTANLFSPPAKFVHETGERVGRALNSLLAGGVIVSGGTVRESVLFRRVRVNSYSLVERSVLFDDVEVGRYCRIRNAIIDKNVRIPPHTEIGYDLEADRARGFTVTPEGVVVVPKGYRF, encoded by the coding sequence ATGGTCAAGGTGGAGGTGCTGGGCATGATCCTGGCGGGGGGGCAGGGAAGCCGCCTCTACCCCCTTACCGCCAAACGGGCCAAGCCCGCGGTGCCCTTTGGGGCCAAGTACCGCATCATCGATTTCGTCCTCAACAACTTCGTCAACTCGGGCATCTACGCCATCTACGTCCTCACCCAGTACAAGGCCCAGTCCCTCACGGAGCACATCCAGCGCTACTGGCGCTTCGGCGCCTTCCTGCAGGACCACTTCATCCTCCTCGTGCCCGCCCAGATGTACCGCTACGAGGAGCTGGGGCCCGTCTGGTACCGGGGTACCGCGGACGCCATCTACCAGAACCTCCACCTGGTGCACAACCACGCCCCCCAGGCCGTGGCCATCTTCGGGGGGGACCACATCTTCAAGATGAACGTCCGCCACATGGTGGACTACCACTACGAGAAGCGGGCGGACATCACCCTCGCCGCCTACCCCGTGCCCGTGGAGGAGGCTAGCCGCTTCGGCGTCTTGCAGGTGGACGAGGAGTGGCGCATTACCGAGTTCCAGGAAAAGCCCAAGACCCCTAGGCCCATCCCCGGCAAGCCCCACCTGGCCCTGGCCTCCATGGGCAACTACATCTTCCGCACCGAGGCCCTCTTTGAGCTCCTGGAGGCCGACGCCCGGGACGAGGCCAGCAGCCACGATTTCGGCAAGGACGTGATCCCCCGGGCCCTCAAGGAGGGGTATAGGGTCTACGCCTACGATTTCCACCGCAACCCCATCCCCGGCCAGGAGGGTCCCAACCTCTACTGGCGGGACGTGGGCACCCTGGACGCCTACTTTGAGGCCAGCATGGACCTGGTCAAGGTCATCCCCGAGTTTGACCTCTTCAACCCCGACTGGCCCCTGCGCACGGCCAACCTCTTCAGCCCCCCCGCCAAGTTCGTCCATGAGACCGGGGAGCGGGTGGGCCGGGCCCTCAACAGCCTCCTGGCCGGGGGGGTGATCGTGAGCGGGGGGACGGTGCGGGAGTCGGTCCTTTTCCGCCGGGTGCGGGTGAACTCCTACAGCCTGGTGGAGCGCTCCGTGCTCTTTGACGACGTGGAGGTGGGGCGCTACTGCCGCATCCGAAACGCCATCATCGACAAGAACGTGAGGATCCCGCCCCATACCGAGATCGGCTACGACCTCGAGGCCGACCGGGCCCGGGGCTTCACCGTGACCCCGGAAGGGGTGGTGGTGGTGCCCAAGGGGTACCGCTTCTAG
- a CDS encoding SagB/ThcOx family dehydrogenase, translated as MEKHPGKLFYRLSRLGPGDELPLRRRPRAKVYANPLETQALPAPRLEGGAPVFRALAHLRPALPQVGAALTLKDLSQILFPLAEREGGRGFPSAGEAYPLEAYLVVRRVEGVFPGVYHYFPKEHQLFQIAARLDEGAWSEALLGLSLERVAAWLVLTLVPERSEALFGLRGYRYALLEAGYAASLVFLSAIAQSLAAYPAETFYDEGVARLLGLPEGEYPGVVLILGR; from the coding sequence ATGGAGAAGCACCCGGGCAAGCTCTTCTACCGCCTTTCCCGGCTGGGCCCCGGGGACGAGCTTCCCCTAAGGCGCAGGCCCCGGGCCAAGGTCTACGCCAACCCCCTGGAAACCCAGGCCCTGCCCGCCCCCAGGCTGGAGGGGGGAGCCCCCGTGTTCCGGGCCCTGGCCCACCTCCGGCCGGCCCTGCCCCAGGTGGGGGCGGCCCTGACCCTCAAGGACCTTTCCCAGATCCTCTTTCCCTTGGCGGAGCGGGAGGGGGGGCGGGGCTTCCCCTCGGCGGGGGAGGCCTACCCCTTGGAGGCCTACCTGGTGGTGCGCCGGGTGGAGGGGGTCTTCCCCGGGGTCTACCACTACTTCCCCAAGGAGCACCAGCTCTTCCAGATCGCCGCCCGGCTGGACGAGGGGGCCTGGTCCGAGGCCCTTCTGGGCCTTTCCCTGGAGCGGGTGGCGGCTTGGCTGGTGCTTACCCTGGTGCCCGAGCGCAGCGAGGCCTTGTTTGGCCTGCGCGGCTACCGGTATGCTCTCCTCGAGGCCGGTTATGCGGCAAGCCTGGTCTTCCTTTCCGCCATCGCCCAAAGCCTGGCGGCCTATCCGGCGGAAACCTTCTACGACGAAGGGGTGGCCCGGTTGCTGGGTTTGCCCGAAGGGGAATACCCAGGGGTGGTTCTGATCTTGGGACGTTAG
- a CDS encoding polyprenyl synthetase family protein — translation MVPTPPEVRQALEAGLLAHLHHPDPSYQDLLQNYPRRGGKMLRGLLTVYAALAHGAPWEGALWAGIALELFQNWVLIHDDIEDGSEERRGAPALHRLHPMPLALNAGDALHGEMWGLLVQGLREGHLSPRVLEEFHQVVRRTAYGQHLDLLWTLSGRLDLTPEDYVRMVAHKAAYYTAVAPLRLGALLAGQEPPPAYEEGGVRLGVAFQIVDDVLNLEGGEGYGKEPAGDLYEGKRTLILIRFLQTSSPEERRRAEALLSLPREAKPEGEVRWLWERLLASGAVAWAKAEAGKLWAQGQEALWPQLAALPCQEAVERLKGLLHALVERRA, via the coding sequence ATGGTGCCCACCCCACCCGAGGTGCGCCAGGCCCTGGAAGCGGGCCTCCTCGCCCACCTTCACCACCCCGACCCCAGCTACCAAGACCTCCTGCAAAACTACCCCCGCCGGGGAGGAAAGATGCTCCGGGGCCTCCTCACGGTATATGCGGCCTTGGCCCACGGGGCCCCATGGGAAGGGGCCCTTTGGGCCGGGATTGCCCTGGAGCTTTTCCAGAACTGGGTGCTGATCCACGACGACATTGAGGACGGCTCCGAGGAGCGCCGCGGTGCCCCCGCCCTCCACCGCCTCCACCCCATGCCCCTGGCCCTCAACGCCGGGGATGCCCTGCACGGGGAGATGTGGGGCCTCTTGGTGCAAGGCCTAAGGGAAGGCCACCTCTCCCCCAGAGTCCTGGAGGAGTTCCACCAGGTGGTGCGCCGCACGGCCTACGGCCAGCACCTGGACCTCCTTTGGACCCTCTCGGGCCGGCTGGACCTCACCCCGGAGGACTACGTCCGGATGGTGGCCCACAAGGCCGCCTACTACACCGCCGTGGCCCCTTTGCGGCTTGGGGCCCTGCTGGCCGGGCAGGAGCCCCCTCCGGCCTACGAGGAGGGGGGGGTGAGGCTCGGGGTGGCCTTCCAGATCGTGGACGACGTGCTGAACCTCGAGGGCGGCGAAGGCTACGGCAAGGAACCCGCAGGGGACCTCTACGAGGGCAAGCGGACCTTGATCCTCATCCGCTTCCTACAGACCTCCTCCCCCGAGGAGCGCCGCCGGGCGGAAGCCCTCCTGTCCCTCCCCCGGGAGGCGAAGCCCGAGGGGGAGGTGCGCTGGCTTTGGGAAAGGCTTCTGGCCTCCGGGGCCGTGGCCTGGGCCAAGGCCGAGGCCGGGAAACTCTGGGCCCAGGGCCAGGAGGCCCTCTGGCCTCAGCTTGCCGCCCTGCCCTGCCAGGAAGCGGTGGAAAGGCTCAAGGGCCTTCTCCATGCCCTGGTGGAGCGCAGGGCATAA
- the dusA gene encoding tRNA dihydrouridine(20/20a) synthase DusA codes for MFDHRLSVAPMVDRTDRHFRFLVRQVSRGVRLYTEMTVALGVLRGNRERLLRFHPEEHPLALQLAGNDPRVLAEAARIGEAWGYDEVNLNLGCPSEKAQEGGYGACLLLDPGRVVEILRAMAEAVRIPVTVKMRLGLEGQETYPALAGQVARFAEAGVRVFIVHARSALLHLSTRANREVPPLRHGWVYRLKEDFPGLTFVLNGGVQSLEEALVHLQRVDGVMLGRAVYQDPFLLAEADRRVFGLSHRASRLEVARRMRAYLEEEAQRGVPPWAGLRHMLSLFRGQPGGRLWRRLLSEGRSLKALDRALKLLEEVDQEGQEQEPGPKGQAEAADGLARGRV; via the coding sequence ATGTTTGACCACCGCCTCTCCGTGGCCCCCATGGTGGACCGCACCGACCGGCACTTCCGCTTCCTGGTGCGGCAGGTAAGCCGGGGGGTGCGCCTCTACACGGAGATGACCGTGGCCCTGGGGGTGCTTCGGGGGAACCGGGAACGGCTCCTTCGCTTCCACCCGGAGGAGCACCCCCTGGCCCTGCAGCTGGCGGGGAACGACCCGAGGGTCCTGGCCGAGGCGGCCCGCATCGGGGAGGCCTGGGGGTACGACGAGGTCAACCTGAACCTGGGCTGTCCTTCGGAAAAGGCCCAGGAAGGCGGGTACGGGGCCTGCCTCCTCCTGGACCCCGGGCGGGTGGTGGAAATCCTCCGCGCCATGGCCGAGGCGGTGCGGATCCCGGTCACGGTGAAGATGCGCCTGGGCCTCGAGGGCCAGGAAACCTACCCCGCCCTGGCCGGCCAGGTGGCCCGCTTCGCCGAGGCGGGGGTGAGGGTGTTCATCGTCCACGCCCGCAGCGCCCTCCTCCACCTCTCCACCCGGGCCAACCGGGAGGTCCCCCCCCTGCGCCACGGGTGGGTCTACCGGCTCAAGGAGGACTTTCCCGGGCTCACCTTTGTCCTCAACGGGGGGGTGCAGAGCCTGGAGGAGGCCTTGGTCCACCTCCAGCGGGTGGACGGGGTCATGCTGGGCCGGGCGGTCTACCAGGACCCCTTCCTCCTGGCCGAGGCCGACCGGCGGGTGTTTGGCCTTTCCCACCGGGCAAGCCGCCTGGAGGTGGCCCGGCGCATGCGGGCCTACCTGGAGGAGGAGGCGCAAAGGGGGGTTCCCCCCTGGGCGGGGCTCAGGCACATGCTCTCCCTCTTCCGCGGCCAGCCGGGAGGGCGGCTTTGGCGCCGCCTCCTCTCCGAGGGGCGCTCCCTAAAGGCCCTGGACCGGGCCCTAAAGCTTCTGGAGGAGGTAGACCAGGAGGGCCAGGAGCAGGAACCAGGCCCAAAGGGGCAGGCGGAAGCGGCGGACGGGCTGGCCCGTGGCCGGGTCTAG
- a CDS encoding tetratricopeptide repeat protein codes for MEGVLADLKTRALGGDGEAVALLRFLGFLRAKAYLEAQAYAEGFPGGLRERLLAGLSLLQEDPERLEDPLFAAEREVVLGVKAVGEGRREEAEARFRKALDLDPEHHRALTNLGTLHLERGELEAAWDFYQRALKLAPEDPLLHENLAALYKRRGELDKMVAHLKRATRLKMRPPAPLDPATGQPVRRFRLPLWAWFLLLALLVYLLQKL; via the coding sequence ATGGAAGGCGTGCTGGCCGACCTCAAAACCCGCGCCCTGGGGGGGGATGGGGAGGCGGTGGCCCTCCTCCGCTTTCTTGGCTTCCTTCGGGCCAAGGCCTACCTCGAGGCCCAGGCCTACGCCGAAGGCTTCCCTGGGGGCCTCCGGGAGCGGCTCCTGGCTGGGCTTTCCCTTTTGCAGGAGGACCCCGAACGCCTGGAAGACCCCCTTTTCGCCGCCGAGCGGGAGGTGGTCTTGGGGGTGAAGGCGGTGGGGGAGGGGCGGCGAGAGGAGGCGGAAGCCCGCTTCCGCAAGGCCTTGGACTTGGACCCCGAGCACCACCGGGCCCTCACCAACCTGGGTACCCTCCACCTGGAGCGGGGGGAGCTGGAGGCGGCTTGGGACTTCTACCAAAGGGCCCTGAAGCTGGCCCCGGAAGACCCCCTCCTTCACGAGAACCTGGCCGCCCTTTACAAGCGCAGGGGGGAGCTGGACAAGATGGTGGCCCACCTGAAGCGGGCCACCCGGCTCAAGATGCGCCCTCCTGCACCCCTAGACCCGGCCACGGGCCAGCCCGTCCGCCGCTTCCGCCTGCCCCTTTGGGCCTGGTTCCTGCTCCTGGCCCTCCTGGTCTACCTCCTCCAGAAGCTTTAG
- a CDS encoding DUF302 domain-containing protein, producing the protein MTKLLKGFAAGLLLVFGLALAQGQPQMVLVTESPKPFAQTVEAFKAEVKAAGWSILNYHNMAGILSEKGYTLQPILIFDVCSGRYSARILAKDEYRFISAFMPCRVSIYQTSGGKVFIARMNAAAFAPMLPKEVAEVMAASSQEIEAIIAKVVGK; encoded by the coding sequence ATGACGAAACTCCTAAAGGGTTTCGCCGCCGGCTTGCTGTTGGTTTTCGGCCTTGCCCTGGCCCAAGGGCAACCCCAAATGGTCCTGGTCACGGAAAGCCCCAAGCCTTTCGCCCAAACCGTAGAGGCCTTCAAGGCCGAGGTGAAGGCCGCGGGGTGGAGCATCCTCAACTACCACAACATGGCCGGGATCCTCTCGGAAAAGGGGTATACCCTGCAGCCCATCCTCATCTTTGACGTCTGCTCCGGCCGCTACAGCGCCCGCATCCTGGCCAAGGACGAGTACCGCTTCATCTCCGCCTTCATGCCCTGCCGGGTAAGCATCTACCAGACCTCGGGCGGCAAGGTTTTTATCGCCCGCATGAACGCCGCCGCCTTCGCACCCATGCTGCCCAAGGAAGTGGCCGAGGTGATGGCGGCCTCCAGCCAGGAAATTGAGGCCATTATCGCCAAGGTGGTGGGCAAGTAA
- a CDS encoding glycogen synthase, with the protein MRVLHVAPEAYPLVKVGGLADVVGALPKALGPLGVEAAVLLPWHRGLEAQGVGEVAYRFAGAEARAPLGERVEGRVRFLLLGVEGFDRERVYGYPDDAERYLRFALAAAEVARGFHLVHAHDWTAALLPLLTPVPAVLTLHNLAHQGLVDPAPFFAWTGLPWSLFHMEALEFFGRVNLLKAGIVFARAVTTVSPSYAAEIQTPEFGMGLDGVLRRHAHKLRGILNGLDTEIFDPARDPYLPAPYTAEDLKGKRRARLAFRRRTGLRGPILAYVGRLDPQKGLDLVLSALPRLLELGFSLYVQGVGEEGLARAFREAEAAHPGRVRFLEAYEEAMAHLAYAGAEALLVPSRFEPCGLVQMIAQRYGTPPVARAVGGLKDTVEDGGTGVLFQSYHPEGLLYGVLRLFRLGAEDLGLRGMARDFSWAASARAYLEVYRQALG; encoded by the coding sequence ATGCGGGTGCTCCACGTGGCCCCGGAGGCCTACCCCCTGGTCAAGGTGGGGGGGCTGGCGGATGTGGTGGGGGCCTTGCCCAAGGCCCTGGGGCCCTTGGGGGTGGAGGCCGCCGTCCTCCTCCCCTGGCACCGGGGCCTCGAGGCCCAAGGGGTGGGGGAGGTGGCCTACCGCTTCGCCGGGGCGGAGGCCCGGGCCCCCTTGGGGGAGCGGGTGGAGGGGCGGGTGCGCTTCCTCCTCCTGGGGGTGGAGGGGTTTGACCGGGAACGGGTCTACGGCTACCCCGACGACGCCGAGCGTTACCTGCGCTTCGCCCTGGCGGCGGCGGAGGTGGCCCGGGGGTTCCACCTGGTCCATGCCCACGACTGGACCGCGGCCCTCCTTCCCCTCCTCACCCCGGTGCCCGCCGTCCTCACCCTGCACAACCTGGCCCACCAGGGCCTGGTGGACCCGGCCCCCTTCTTCGCCTGGACCGGTCTTCCCTGGAGCCTTTTCCATATGGAGGCCCTGGAGTTCTTTGGCCGGGTGAACCTCCTCAAGGCGGGGATCGTCTTCGCCCGGGCGGTGACCACGGTGAGCCCCTCCTATGCCGCGGAGATCCAGACCCCGGAGTTCGGCATGGGCCTGGATGGGGTCCTGCGCCGCCACGCCCACAAGCTCCGCGGCATCCTGAACGGGCTGGACACCGAGATCTTTGACCCGGCCCGCGACCCCTACCTCCCCGCCCCCTACACCGCGGAGGACCTGAAGGGCAAGCGCCGGGCCCGGCTGGCCTTCCGGCGGCGGACGGGGCTTAGGGGACCCATCCTGGCCTACGTGGGCCGGCTGGACCCCCAGAAGGGGCTGGACCTGGTCCTAAGCGCCCTGCCCCGCCTCCTGGAGCTGGGCTTCAGCCTCTACGTCCAAGGGGTGGGGGAGGAAGGTCTGGCCCGGGCCTTCCGCGAGGCGGAGGCCGCCCATCCGGGCCGGGTCCGCTTCCTGGAGGCCTACGAGGAGGCCATGGCCCACCTGGCCTACGCCGGGGCGGAGGCGCTCCTGGTGCCGAGCCGCTTTGAGCCCTGCGGCCTGGTGCAGATGATCGCCCAGCGCTACGGCACCCCGCCCGTGGCCCGGGCGGTGGGGGGGCTGAAGGACACGGTGGAGGACGGCGGGACCGGGGTGCTCTTCCAGAGCTACCACCCCGAGGGCCTCCTCTACGGGGTCCTGCGCCTTTTCCGCCTGGGTGCGGAGGACCTGGGCCTTCGGGGCATGGCCCGGGACTTCTCCTGGGCCGCTTCCGCCCGGGCTTATCTAGAGGTCTACCGCCAGGCCTTGGGCTAG
- a CDS encoding gamma-glutamylcyclotransferase, translated as MERVFVYGTLKRGERNHPLVAEGVKRVLPGYVEGFALYHLPPGGARPYAYPAMVPGEGRVYGEVLFLPQEALPLLDALEDEGEEYRRVRVVVRTEEGPLEAWAYVYLEDLEGALPLPGGVWPPTDL; from the coding sequence GTGGAGCGGGTCTTCGTCTACGGCACCCTGAAGCGGGGGGAGCGGAACCACCCCCTGGTGGCGGAAGGGGTGAAGAGGGTCCTGCCCGGGTACGTGGAGGGGTTCGCCCTTTACCACCTGCCCCCCGGGGGGGCCCGTCCCTACGCCTACCCCGCCATGGTCCCGGGGGAGGGGCGGGTCTACGGGGAGGTGCTCTTTCTGCCCCAGGAGGCCCTTCCCCTCCTGGACGCCCTGGAGGACGAGGGCGAGGAGTACCGCCGGGTCCGGGTGGTGGTGCGGACGGAGGAGGGGCCCCTGGAGGCCTGGGCCTACGTGTACCTGGAGGACCTGGAAGGCGCCCTCCCCCTGCCTGGGGGGGTCTGGCCCCCCACCGACCTCTGA
- a CDS encoding response regulator transcription factor has product MARILCVEDDPQVGELVKRFLEREGFSVAWVRTGREALAQAWKAPKPDLVVLDRGLPDLEGLEVLKSLRELDPLLPVLLLTGRADEESRVEGLLEGADDYLGKPFSLKELLARIKALLRRAGKEGRRRFGPLELDLEARKAYWEGEPLRLSATEMNLLLALAQAPGRVYTRGELLERVWGPEFEGSERVVDAYIRLLRKKLKDDPQAPRFIETVVGVGYRFLGE; this is encoded by the coding sequence ATGGCGCGTATTCTCTGCGTAGAGGACGATCCGCAAGTGGGGGAGCTGGTCAAGCGTTTCCTGGAGCGGGAGGGGTTTTCCGTGGCCTGGGTGCGCACGGGGCGAGAGGCCCTGGCGCAGGCCTGGAAAGCCCCCAAGCCCGACCTGGTGGTCCTGGACCGGGGGCTTCCCGACCTGGAGGGCCTCGAGGTCCTAAAGTCCCTGCGGGAGCTGGACCCCCTCCTGCCGGTCCTCCTCCTCACGGGCCGGGCCGACGAGGAGAGCCGGGTGGAGGGGCTTCTGGAGGGGGCGGACGACTACCTGGGCAAGCCCTTCTCCCTCAAGGAGCTTCTGGCCCGCATCAAGGCCCTCCTGCGCCGGGCGGGCAAGGAGGGGAGGCGGCGCTTCGGCCCCTTGGAGCTGGACCTGGAGGCCAGGAAGGCCTATTGGGAGGGGGAGCCCCTCAGGCTTTCCGCCACGGAGATGAACCTCCTCCTGGCCCTGGCCCAGGCCCCGGGCCGGGTCTACACCCGGGGGGAGCTTTTAGAGAGGGTCTGGGGCCCGGAGTTTGAGGGCTCGGAGCGGGTGGTGGACGCCTACATCCGCCTCCTGCGCAAAAAGCTAAAGGACGACCCCCAAGCCCCCCGCTTCATTGAGACCGTGGTGGGGGTGGGGTACCGCTTCCTGGGGGAGTAG
- a CDS encoding DMT family transporter — MRGYALGLLALNLLTLLWGTTFVVVKGAVAEMPPSLLVFLRFLLASLFFLPWAFRLPRGVWGPGLELAFWLLLGYASQAVGLLYTSASRSAFITALNVVLVPLLLSLVGRRVPGVWLAALLALLGVGLLSYDPRQPPLNLGDLWTLLTALTYALYIVRLEVHAKAFPALPLTVVQVFGTAFLALPWTLAEGVRLEGVPWGAVLYLGVMATALTTWLQTWGQRYVPAPQAAILYTLEPVWATLFAFLLLGERLGLSGLLGASLVLLATFQAIRRSPA, encoded by the coding sequence ATGCGCGGCTACGCCCTGGGCCTGTTGGCCCTCAACCTCTTGACCCTGCTCTGGGGGACCACCTTTGTGGTGGTGAAGGGGGCGGTGGCGGAGATGCCGCCAAGCCTCCTGGTCTTCCTGCGCTTCCTCCTGGCTAGCCTTTTCTTCCTGCCCTGGGCCTTCCGTCTGCCCCGGGGGGTGTGGGGCCCTGGGCTGGAGCTGGCCTTCTGGCTCCTTCTGGGCTATGCCTCCCAGGCGGTGGGCCTCCTTTACACCTCTGCCAGCCGCAGCGCCTTCATCACCGCCCTCAACGTGGTCCTGGTCCCCTTGCTCTTGAGCCTGGTGGGAAGGAGGGTGCCTGGGGTGTGGCTTGCCGCCCTCCTGGCCCTTTTGGGGGTGGGGCTCCTCTCCTACGACCCCCGCCAGCCCCCCTTGAACCTGGGCGACCTCTGGACCCTCCTCACCGCCCTGACCTATGCCCTGTACATCGTGCGCCTCGAGGTCCACGCCAAGGCCTTTCCCGCCCTGCCCCTCACCGTCGTCCAGGTCTTTGGCACCGCCTTTTTGGCCCTGCCCTGGACCCTGGCCGAGGGGGTGCGCCTGGAGGGCGTGCCCTGGGGAGCGGTCCTCTACCTGGGGGTGATGGCCACCGCCCTCACCACCTGGCTGCAGACCTGGGGACAGCGGTATGTGCCGGCGCCCCAGGCGGCTATCCTCTACACCTTGGAGCCCGTCTGGGCCACCCTCTTCGCCTTCTTGCTCCTGGGGGAAAGGCTAGGCCTTTCGGGCCTCCTGGGGGCTTCGCTGGTCCTTCTCGCCACCTTCCAGGCTATCCGCCGATCCCCAGCATGA
- the ispH gene encoding 4-hydroxy-3-methylbut-2-enyl diphosphate reductase: MAGMSGGLKRLYLARPRGFCAGVVMAIEAVERWAEALKDRGEVVVYHEIVHNRVVVDRLRAKGVHFVEDLEEVRRLQAARPLAGTLIFSAHGHPPQVRRQAAEMGLSILDATCPLVTKVHTEARRYAQEGYWILLIGDSADHQEIKGTYGEAPDRTILVAVHTHVGKDPRLADPRTVEVPDPERVVVLTQTTLSVDDTLATIALLKARFPKLVVPARKDLCYATQNRQEAVKRIAPHVDVFLVLTSPHSSNGMRLLELAESLVGRAYRLETAKDLKEAWLQGAESVGVTSAASTPEDLVEELVALLRARNPGLEVIEEGEWEEIAFREPRLLAPEEVLGDV; the protein is encoded by the coding sequence ATGGCGGGCATGAGTGGGGGGCTAAAGCGCCTCTACCTGGCCCGGCCCCGGGGCTTCTGCGCCGGGGTGGTGATGGCCATTGAGGCGGTGGAACGCTGGGCCGAGGCCCTGAAGGACCGGGGAGAGGTGGTGGTCTACCACGAGATCGTCCACAACCGGGTGGTGGTGGACCGCCTGCGGGCCAAGGGGGTCCACTTTGTGGAGGACCTGGAGGAGGTCCGGCGCCTGCAGGCGGCCAGGCCCCTGGCCGGCACCCTGATCTTCTCCGCCCACGGCCACCCCCCCCAGGTGCGCCGGCAAGCGGCGGAGATGGGGCTTTCCATCCTGGACGCCACCTGCCCCCTGGTGACCAAGGTGCACACCGAGGCCCGGCGCTACGCCCAGGAGGGGTACTGGATCCTCCTCATCGGGGACTCCGCCGACCACCAGGAGATCAAGGGCACCTACGGGGAGGCCCCGGACAGGACCATCCTGGTGGCGGTGCACACCCACGTGGGCAAGGACCCCCGCCTGGCTGACCCCCGGACCGTGGAGGTGCCGGACCCCGAGCGGGTGGTGGTCCTCACCCAGACCACCCTGAGCGTGGACGACACCCTGGCCACCATCGCCCTCCTCAAAGCCCGCTTCCCCAAGCTGGTGGTCCCGGCCCGCAAGGACCTCTGCTACGCCACCCAGAACCGCCAGGAGGCGGTGAAGCGCATCGCCCCCCATGTGGACGTTTTCCTGGTGCTCACCAGCCCCCACTCCTCCAACGGCATGCGCCTTCTGGAGCTGGCGGAGAGCCTGGTGGGCCGGGCCTACCGCCTGGAGACGGCCAAGGACCTGAAGGAGGCCTGGCTCCAGGGGGCCGAGAGCGTAGGGGTGACCTCGGCGGCCAGCACCCCCGAGGACCTGGTGGAGGAACTGGTGGCCCTATTGAGGGCGCGGAACCCGGGCCTGGAGGTGATCGAGGAGGGGGAGTGGGAGGAGATCGCCTTCCGGGAGCCCAGGCTCCTTGCCCCGGAGGAGGTCTTAGGGGATGTTTGA